A DNA window from Pseudomonas resinovorans NBRC 106553 contains the following coding sequences:
- a CDS encoding tetratricopeptide repeat protein: protein MGCRKTGARLRAVLQSCAVVLGLLVTPASWADEPVQGKPPALANASEGYADAASCLGCHATQAGQWKDSDHGWAMREASGGNVLGNFADARFDEAGVTARFFRQGDDFYVNTEGEDGKPTDFRILYTFGFYPLQQYLVALPRGRLQALTIAWDSRKQEEGGQRWFSLYPGQRFAPNDPLHWTGRYQNWNAMCADCHSTRLMKNYDDKQDSFASTWHEQTVGCQGCHGPGQAHVDWAKQNKSTNATYASAKELGLTVDFKALGSKGLVEQCAFCHSRRQSLGTGQMPGHPQLDQSLPATLRTGFYHADGQIDGEVYEYGSFTQSKMYAAGVACTDCHDPHTTKVRIEGNGLCLQCHNANPPKSRFPSLQAKDYDSKAHHHHEPGTPGAQCVNCHMPTKTYMVVDPRRDHSLRIPRPDLADKTGSPDACTSCHQDKQPAWAAAAIEGWFGKPQRPPHYGENFHAVRNGQGISLSLLGEVLADKGKPAIVRATAAEQLVDLGPPAMSNLQWALKDDSALVRAYAIPGFANMPSAERLKPLLALLDDPSLAVRDETVRALADVPPEQLPAERREAFQALLADYEQRLRGNADLPGGRLNLAVLLSRQGRDGEAMDEYRQALKLDPYFSPARVNLVTLASASQRLDEAEQLLREGLALEKMPVTDHGNLAYMLALLLVERGRAEEALTWMEKAAVALPGHSRIRYNQGLLLSRLNRRDEALAALRSGLEQSPDDPDLLYSLIYLHAVAGEREQAFEYVKRMRLAAPEDPRLQAIEPYWRQ, encoded by the coding sequence ATGGGGTGTCGAAAGACGGGGGCGCGACTGCGGGCGGTGTTGCAGTCCTGTGCAGTGGTACTGGGCTTGCTGGTCACGCCGGCGAGCTGGGCGGATGAACCGGTGCAGGGCAAGCCGCCAGCGCTGGCCAACGCGTCGGAAGGTTATGCCGACGCCGCCAGTTGCCTCGGCTGCCACGCCACCCAGGCTGGCCAATGGAAGGATTCCGACCACGGCTGGGCCATGCGCGAGGCCAGTGGCGGAAACGTCCTGGGCAACTTCGCCGATGCCCGCTTCGACGAAGCCGGCGTCACGGCGCGGTTCTTCCGCCAGGGCGACGATTTCTACGTCAACACCGAGGGCGAAGACGGCAAGCCCACGGATTTCCGCATTCTCTACACCTTTGGTTTCTACCCGCTGCAACAGTACCTGGTGGCGCTGCCTCGCGGCCGGCTGCAAGCCCTGACCATCGCCTGGGACAGCCGCAAGCAGGAGGAGGGCGGGCAACGCTGGTTCTCCCTCTACCCCGGCCAGCGCTTCGCACCCAACGACCCACTGCACTGGACCGGGCGCTACCAGAACTGGAACGCCATGTGCGCCGACTGCCACTCGACGCGCCTGATGAAAAACTACGACGACAAGCAGGACAGTTTTGCCAGTACCTGGCACGAGCAGACCGTCGGTTGCCAGGGCTGTCACGGCCCGGGCCAGGCCCATGTGGACTGGGCCAAGCAGAACAAATCGACCAACGCCACCTACGCCTCGGCCAAGGAGCTGGGCCTGACGGTGGACTTCAAGGCCCTCGGCAGCAAGGGGCTGGTGGAGCAATGCGCCTTCTGCCATAGCCGTCGCCAGTCCCTGGGCACGGGGCAGATGCCGGGGCATCCGCAGCTCGACCAGAGCCTGCCGGCCACCTTGCGCACCGGCTTCTATCACGCCGATGGGCAGATCGATGGCGAAGTCTACGAATACGGCTCCTTCACCCAGAGCAAGATGTACGCCGCCGGGGTGGCCTGCACCGACTGCCACGACCCCCACACCACCAAGGTGCGGATCGAGGGCAACGGCCTCTGCCTGCAATGCCACAACGCCAACCCGCCCAAGTCGCGTTTCCCCAGCCTCCAGGCCAAGGACTACGACAGCAAGGCGCACCACCACCACGAGCCGGGCACCCCCGGTGCCCAGTGCGTGAACTGCCATATGCCGACCAAGACCTACATGGTGGTGGACCCGCGCCGTGACCACAGCCTGCGCATTCCCCGCCCGGACCTGGCGGACAAGACCGGTAGCCCGGACGCCTGCACCAGCTGCCACCAGGATAAGCAACCGGCGTGGGCGGCCGCGGCCATCGAGGGCTGGTTCGGCAAACCGCAACGCCCGCCGCACTATGGCGAGAACTTCCATGCGGTGCGCAACGGCCAGGGCATATCCCTGAGCCTGCTGGGCGAAGTGCTGGCGGACAAGGGCAAGCCGGCCATCGTCCGTGCCACCGCCGCCGAGCAACTGGTCGATCTCGGCCCGCCGGCCATGTCCAACCTGCAGTGGGCGCTCAAGGATGACAGCGCCCTGGTACGGGCCTACGCCATTCCGGGGTTCGCCAACATGCCCTCGGCCGAGCGCCTGAAACCCCTGTTGGCGCTGCTGGATGACCCATCCCTGGCGGTGCGCGACGAGACCGTACGCGCCCTCGCCGATGTGCCGCCGGAGCAGTTGCCGGCCGAGCGTCGCGAAGCCTTCCAGGCACTGCTGGCGGATTACGAGCAGCGGCTGCGTGGCAATGCCGACCTGCCCGGCGGACGCCTCAACCTGGCCGTGCTGCTGTCGCGCCAGGGACGTGATGGGGAGGCCATGGACGAGTATCGCCAGGCGCTGAAGCTCGACCCGTACTTCTCGCCCGCGCGGGTCAACCTGGTCACCCTCGCCAGCGCCTCCCAGCGCCTGGACGAGGCGGAACAGCTGCTGCGCGAGGGCCTGGCCCTGGAGAAGATGCCGGTGACCGACCACGGCAACCTGGCCTACATGCTGGCCCTGCTGCTGGTGGAACGGGGACGGGCGGAGGAAGCGCTGACCTGGATGGAGAAGGCCGCCGTCGCGCTGCCCGGTCATTCGCGCATCCGCTACAACCAGGGCCTGCTGCTGTCGCGCCTGAACCGCCGCGACGAAGCGCTGGCGGCATTGCGCAGTGGCCTTGAGCAGTCCCCCGACGACCCGGACCTGTTGTATTCGCTGATCTACCTGCACGCCGTGGCGGGAGAACGCGAACAGGCCTTCGAGTACGTCAAGCGCATGCGCCTGGCGGCCCCGGAGGACCCCCGTCTGCAGGCCATCGAACCTTACTGGAGGCAGTGA
- a CDS encoding DUF3015 domain-containing protein, with protein sequence MTKKLIGKAVIFGLLSTAGVMAQAGQAGGGGCGWGNMVFEGQRGLVPHLLATTTNGTSGNATFGLTSGTNGCDSSVRLGYGGRSLLAMNGMLDNIAEDMAQGQGEALDAYAVLLGIEEGDRAHFAQVTQANFATIFSSPDATGEQVLAATLDVMSRDQQLARYSKLPS encoded by the coding sequence ATGACCAAGAAACTTATAGGCAAAGCCGTGATCTTCGGGCTGCTCAGCACCGCCGGGGTAATGGCCCAGGCGGGCCAGGCCGGTGGCGGCGGCTGCGGTTGGGGCAACATGGTGTTCGAAGGCCAGCGCGGCCTGGTCCCGCACCTGCTGGCCACCACCACCAACGGCACCTCGGGCAACGCCACCTTCGGCCTGACCTCGGGCACCAACGGTTGCGACTCCAGCGTGCGCCTGGGCTACGGCGGTCGCTCGCTGCTGGCGATGAACGGCATGCTCGACAACATCGCCGAAGACATGGCCCAGGGCCAGGGCGAAGCGCTGGACGCCTACGCGGTGCTGCTGGGGATCGAGGAGGGCGACCGTGCCCACTTCGCCCAGGTCACCCAGGCCAACTTCGCCACCATCTTCTCCAGCCCGGACGCGACCGGCGAGCAAGTGCTGGCCGCGACCCTCGACGTGATGAGCCGCGACCAGCAACTGGCGCGTTACTCCAAGCTGCCGAGCTGA
- a CDS encoding MoxR family ATPase: MTTREQIKGLEASVAEMVLGQADTIRHVLLGLLANGHVLLESLPGLAKTRTVKALATHLEAQMRRIQFTPDLLPSDITGGEILQQTADGNQIKFQPGPLFGNVILADEINRAPAKVQAALLEAMEERQITVAGQSYPMPGLFMVLATQNPIEQEGTYPLPEAQMDRFLMKLQLDYPAVADETLVLRLVRGEEQKGADAGEPARLAQEVLFAARREVAGVHVSDAIDRYLIDLINATRHAADYDADLARWINIGASPRGGISLDRVSRAHAWLEGQDFVSPDNVRAVLHPVLRHRLQISYDAIADGVGADQVIDRLLDKVAIPA; the protein is encoded by the coding sequence GTGACTACACGCGAGCAGATAAAAGGGCTGGAAGCTAGCGTCGCGGAAATGGTGCTCGGCCAGGCCGACACCATTCGCCATGTGCTGCTGGGCCTGTTGGCCAACGGCCACGTCCTCCTCGAAAGCCTGCCGGGCCTGGCCAAGACCCGCACCGTCAAGGCCCTTGCCACCCACCTGGAAGCCCAGATGCGGCGCATCCAGTTCACCCCCGACCTGCTGCCCTCGGACATCACCGGTGGCGAGATCCTCCAGCAGACCGCCGACGGCAACCAGATCAAGTTCCAGCCGGGCCCCCTGTTCGGCAACGTGATCCTCGCCGACGAGATCAACCGCGCCCCGGCCAAGGTTCAGGCCGCGCTGCTGGAAGCCATGGAAGAGCGGCAGATCACCGTGGCCGGCCAGAGCTATCCCATGCCCGGCCTGTTCATGGTGCTGGCCACCCAGAACCCCATCGAGCAGGAAGGCACCTACCCGCTGCCCGAGGCGCAGATGGACCGCTTCCTGATGAAGCTGCAGCTGGACTACCCCGCGGTTGCGGACGAGACCCTGGTCCTGCGCCTGGTACGCGGCGAGGAACAGAAGGGAGCCGATGCGGGGGAGCCGGCGCGCCTGGCCCAGGAGGTGCTCTTCGCGGCCCGCCGCGAAGTGGCCGGGGTGCATGTGTCCGACGCCATCGACCGCTACCTGATCGACCTGATCAACGCCACCCGCCACGCCGCCGACTACGACGCCGACCTTGCCCGCTGGATCAACATCGGCGCCAGCCCCCGGGGCGGTATCAGCCTGGATCGCGTGTCCCGGGCCCACGCCTGGCTGGAGGGCCAGGACTTCGTTTCCCCGGACAACGTGCGCGCCGTCCTGCATCCCGTGTTGCGCCATCGCCTGCAGATTTCCTACGACGCCATCGCCGATGGCGTGGGCGCCGACCAGGTGATCGACCGGCTGCTCGACAAGGTGGCCATTCCGGCCTGA
- a CDS encoding DUF58 domain-containing protein, which yields MDQTQPAADGFVYASLAQLMALEHRVRGLSFLARQPLASILAGNHASRLRGRGLNFDELRHYMPGDDLRHLDWRASLRYGKPFVRTFTEERDRPTLLLVDQRMSMYFGSRRSFKSVTSAELASLSAWIAFHAGDRVGGLVFGDQRVEHIRPLRSRTRIEALCAAVIRANHSLNAAGVDSEHQDQLDQVLRSCIAAAGHDHLVCIISDFAGVTAKTLQLLRQLNAHNDVIAMLVYDPMALKLPEKGRITVTQGALQVEMEVGSRQVHQPLGDFLSGRLKDVAELLRRSQVPLMMISTGEDALAQLRRELGRLSGIPR from the coding sequence ATGGATCAGACACAGCCCGCTGCGGACGGCTTCGTCTACGCCTCGCTCGCGCAATTGATGGCGCTGGAACATCGCGTGCGCGGCCTGAGCTTTCTCGCCCGCCAGCCCCTGGCGAGCATACTCGCCGGCAACCACGCGTCACGCCTGCGCGGGCGCGGCCTGAACTTCGACGAACTGCGCCACTACATGCCCGGCGACGACCTGCGTCATCTCGACTGGCGCGCCTCGCTGCGCTACGGCAAGCCCTTCGTGCGGACCTTCACCGAAGAGCGGGACCGGCCGACCCTGCTGCTGGTGGACCAGCGCATGAGCATGTACTTCGGTTCCCGGCGCAGCTTCAAGTCGGTCACATCGGCGGAGCTGGCGTCCCTGTCCGCCTGGATCGCCTTCCACGCCGGCGATCGCGTCGGTGGCCTGGTGTTCGGTGACCAGCGGGTGGAGCACATTCGCCCGCTGCGTAGCCGCACCCGAATCGAGGCCCTCTGCGCGGCGGTAATCCGCGCCAACCACAGCCTGAATGCCGCAGGTGTCGATAGCGAGCACCAGGACCAGCTCGACCAGGTGCTGCGCAGTTGCATAGCCGCCGCCGGCCACGATCACCTGGTCTGCATCATCAGCGACTTTGCCGGCGTCACGGCCAAGACCTTGCAGCTGCTGCGCCAGCTCAACGCCCACAACGACGTGATCGCCATGCTGGTCTATGACCCCATGGCCCTCAAGCTGCCGGAGAAGGGACGGATCACCGTTACCCAGGGAGCGCTCCAGGTGGAAATGGAAGTGGGCAGCCGCCAGGTCCATCAACCCCTGGGGGATTTCCTCTCCGGACGCCTGAAGGACGTGGCCGAACTGCTGCGTCGCAGCCAGGTGCCGCTGATGATGATCAGCACCGGTGAGGATGCCCTTGCGCAGTTGCGCCGGGAGCTGGGCCGACTGAGCGGGATACCGCGATGA
- a CDS encoding DUF4381 domain-containing protein: MTAAAPSIDQLRELAVPAPLVSYWPQTWGWLVLLLVLLLIAGMWATLRWRRWQRDRYRREALARLDTLGQALADPERRLPALRELPVLLKRVALSMPNAPEVAGLGGVEWQAFLARSAPRPLPEDFAAQLFTVAYAPDAQVKGMPDAEVRALFSTSRHWIEAHRVAV; the protein is encoded by the coding sequence ATGACCGCCGCCGCACCGAGCATCGACCAACTCAGGGAACTGGCCGTACCCGCGCCGCTGGTCAGCTACTGGCCGCAGACCTGGGGCTGGCTGGTGTTGTTGCTGGTGTTGCTGCTGATCGCCGGGATGTGGGCGACGTTGCGCTGGCGGCGTTGGCAACGGGACCGCTACCGCCGCGAGGCGCTGGCCCGCCTGGATACCCTGGGTCAGGCCCTGGCCGACCCCGAGCGGCGGCTGCCGGCCCTGCGCGAGCTGCCCGTGCTGCTCAAGCGCGTTGCCCTGTCCATGCCCAACGCACCGGAGGTGGCCGGCCTGGGCGGCGTGGAGTGGCAGGCCTTCCTCGCGCGCAGTGCGCCACGGCCCCTGCCTGAGGATTTCGCCGCGCAGCTGTTCACCGTCGCCTATGCGCCGGATGCCCAGGTAAAGGGCATGCCGGATGCCGAGGTCCGTGCGCTGTTCTCCACCAGCCGGCACTGGATAGAGGCGCACCGTGTGGCAGTTTGA
- a CDS encoding VWA domain-containing protein has product MWQFDYPWVLFLLPLAWLAYRYLREYREARSALRVPFFAAVSRAVGQAPGQGGAGGRRWQLPLNLLVWALLLAACARPVFVEQAIQREQPIRDMMLAIDISQSMETTDYTDADGRQVDRLTAVKGVVRDFIAQRKDDRIGLIVFGTGAYPQAPLTLDHASLGLLLDEVGIGMAGPNTALGDAIGLTIKLLESAKEQEKVLILLTDGNDTGSAITPDHAAQLARERGIVVHTIGIGDPEASGDAKVDLETLQAIARTTGGRYFRADDRNALREVYATLDQLTPHKVKTFSHQPKRDLFHWPLGAALLLLAASHGLAALFGGVASGATARPETER; this is encoded by the coding sequence GTGTGGCAGTTTGACTATCCCTGGGTGCTCTTCCTGCTGCCGCTGGCCTGGTTGGCCTACCGCTACCTGCGCGAGTACCGCGAGGCCCGCAGCGCCTTGCGGGTGCCATTCTTCGCCGCCGTGAGCCGCGCGGTGGGGCAGGCGCCAGGGCAGGGCGGCGCCGGGGGAAGGCGTTGGCAACTGCCGCTCAACCTGCTGGTCTGGGCACTGCTGCTGGCCGCTTGCGCACGCCCGGTGTTCGTCGAACAGGCCATCCAGCGCGAGCAGCCGATCCGCGACATGATGCTCGCCATCGACATCTCCCAGTCCATGGAAACCACCGACTACACCGACGCCGACGGGCGCCAGGTCGACCGCCTGACTGCGGTGAAAGGCGTGGTCCGGGACTTCATCGCGCAGCGCAAGGACGACCGCATCGGCCTGATCGTGTTCGGCACCGGCGCCTATCCCCAGGCGCCGCTCACCCTCGACCACGCCAGCCTGGGGCTGCTGCTGGACGAAGTCGGCATCGGCATGGCCGGGCCCAACACCGCCCTGGGCGATGCCATCGGGCTGACCATCAAGTTGCTGGAGAGCGCCAAGGAGCAGGAAAAGGTGCTGATCCTGCTCACCGACGGCAACGACACCGGCAGCGCCATCACCCCCGATCATGCGGCCCAGCTGGCGCGGGAACGGGGCATCGTGGTGCATACCATCGGCATCGGCGACCCTGAAGCCAGCGGCGATGCCAAGGTGGACCTGGAAACCCTCCAGGCCATCGCCCGGACCACCGGCGGCCGCTACTTCCGCGCCGACGATCGCAATGCCCTGCGGGAGGTCTACGCCACCCTGGACCAGCTCACCCCGCACAAGGTGAAGACCTTCAGCCACCAGCCCAAACGCGACCTGTTCCATTGGCCCCTGGGGGCGGCGTTGCTGCTCCTGGCGGCGAGCCATGGGCTGGCGGCGTTGTTCGGCGGAGTTGCGTCGGGCGCCACGGCCCGCCCGGAAACGGAGCGTTGA
- a CDS encoding VWA domain-containing protein, with protein sequence MEIDLSAFHFLRPLWLLLIPPGVLLPLLWLRRHDLKRQLDGIIAPHLVDHLVITPEDESRLRPVHLLGALLVLGGLAAAGPTWEQDTPAFLDNRAPLILAVDLSPSMDADDVPPTRLEATKHKLHDLIQRRAGARTALIAYAGGAHLVLPATEDPALLDTFVQALATDLMVQPGKDVLGAVEQARKLLDAERTPGTLVLLTDGADASQFDAIGKRLAGSDLQVLVLAVGSQDGGLVRDTQGKPRISADGRPVEGRFDAEGLKRLAAAADAPLGSLTLDDDDLDWIELHAQRHFQAVQGDGEEVHWKDAGYWLCWPLALIALFCLRRGWRVHWLGGLLLAVALGGAPEAARAGALADALFTPDQQGRWAFEHEHYPQAAAHFTDPYWKGLAAYNAADFDAALASFGRLDTAPAYFYLGNTYVRLFKFPEAIAAYKQALAKQPAFPEASANLALAEALLKDYEDQQEAGTPNEKPDKVVEDQTPSKGGKAVQQDKAKAASDQVWLNNLTTSPAQFLKRKFMLQETARRQAGEGRP encoded by the coding sequence ATGGAGATCGACCTCAGCGCCTTTCACTTCCTGCGCCCCCTCTGGCTGTTGCTGATCCCGCCCGGCGTGCTCTTGCCGCTGCTCTGGCTGCGCCGCCACGACCTCAAACGCCAGCTCGACGGAATCATCGCGCCGCACTTGGTGGACCACCTGGTCATCACCCCTGAGGACGAGTCGCGCCTGCGTCCCGTGCACCTGTTGGGCGCCTTGCTGGTGTTGGGCGGCCTGGCCGCTGCGGGCCCCACCTGGGAGCAGGACACGCCGGCCTTTCTCGACAACCGTGCGCCGCTGATCCTGGCGGTGGACCTGTCGCCCTCCATGGACGCCGATGACGTACCGCCCACCCGCCTCGAAGCCACCAAGCACAAGCTGCATGACCTGATCCAGCGCCGGGCCGGCGCCCGCACCGCGCTGATCGCCTATGCCGGCGGCGCCCACCTGGTGCTACCCGCCACCGAAGACCCCGCGCTGCTGGATACCTTCGTCCAGGCCCTGGCCACCGACCTCATGGTGCAACCGGGCAAGGACGTGCTGGGTGCGGTGGAGCAGGCGCGCAAGCTGCTCGACGCGGAACGTACCCCGGGTACCCTGGTGCTGCTCACCGATGGCGCCGACGCCAGCCAGTTCGACGCCATTGGCAAGCGCCTCGCCGGCAGCGACCTGCAGGTCCTGGTGCTGGCGGTGGGGAGCCAGGATGGGGGCCTGGTGCGCGACACCCAGGGCAAGCCACGGATCAGCGCCGACGGCCGGCCGGTGGAGGGCCGCTTCGACGCCGAAGGCCTCAAGCGCCTCGCCGCCGCCGCCGATGCCCCCCTGGGCAGCCTGACCCTCGACGATGACGACCTGGACTGGATCGAACTCCACGCCCAGCGGCACTTCCAGGCGGTGCAGGGCGACGGCGAGGAGGTGCACTGGAAGGACGCCGGCTACTGGCTCTGCTGGCCCCTGGCGCTGATCGCTCTGTTTTGCCTGCGGCGGGGCTGGCGGGTGCACTGGCTGGGGGGCCTGCTGCTGGCCGTGGCGCTGGGCGGTGCGCCCGAGGCGGCACGGGCCGGCGCCCTGGCGGACGCCCTCTTCACCCCGGACCAGCAGGGCCGCTGGGCCTTCGAGCATGAGCACTACCCCCAGGCCGCGGCGCACTTCACCGACCCCTACTGGAAGGGCCTCGCGGCCTACAACGCGGCGGACTTCGACGCTGCCCTGGCCAGTTTCGGCCGGCTGGACACGGCGCCAGCGTATTTCTACCTCGGCAACACCTATGTCCGCCTGTTCAAGTTCCCCGAGGCCATCGCCGCCTACAAGCAGGCCCTGGCCAAGCAGCCGGCCTTTCCCGAGGCCAGCGCCAACCTGGCCCTGGCTGAGGCCCTGCTGAAGGACTACGAAGACCAGCAGGAGGCGGGCACGCCAAATGAAAAGCCCGACAAGGTGGTGGAAGACCAGACACCTTCCAAGGGCGGCAAGGCGGTGCAGCAGGACAAGGCCAAGGCCGCCTCCGATCAGGTCTGGTTGAACAACCTCACCACCTCGCCGGCGCAGTTCCTCAAGCGCAAGTTCATGCTCCAGGAAACCGCGCGCCGACAAGCCGGGGAGGGCAGGCCATGA
- a CDS encoding BatD family protein has translation MKRWLAWLLLCLPVLGLAAEPEVRVQNRLVPADGVMVGGSLNMEVDLLVDTWFTAAPILPRLDLPGALVNAPGGEAQHLTQQQDGKTFFGLRFTYQITPQVAQRFEIPALEFQVQPGQASGPMKLKSQPLGFTAKPLAGAGDEHRLVANSLDFTQEIQRSHDPLRVGDSITRRLEVEAEGAQAMLLPPPQFAEVEGLKRYVQTPKVQPISDGRGGITGGAREDSVTYVIDKPGEHSLPAIELKWWDATTGEAQTASVPAVQLTAEQGTYQAPFSISQDLRDLGQKARVKIAGHWLLLCVLLVLVAVLAYFGRPWYRAALGRLRHWRLARQRARLDSAEHAWELARRQLAARPAQLGGLYLWVRRSTGDRTLSDFSRPLPDLIANRLLAFFKSRFGAEQADSQAVADLTEALPDVRRAVTARKQAVRTRHGLKPLNP, from the coding sequence ATGAAACGCTGGCTGGCGTGGTTGCTGCTGTGCCTGCCCGTGCTGGGGCTGGCCGCCGAACCCGAGGTGCGGGTGCAGAACCGCCTGGTGCCGGCGGACGGCGTCATGGTGGGCGGCAGCCTGAACATGGAGGTGGACCTACTGGTGGATACCTGGTTCACCGCCGCTCCGATCCTGCCCAGGCTCGACCTGCCGGGTGCCTTGGTGAATGCCCCCGGCGGCGAGGCGCAGCACCTTACCCAGCAGCAGGACGGGAAGACCTTCTTCGGCCTGCGCTTCACCTACCAGATCACCCCGCAAGTGGCGCAACGCTTCGAGATCCCGGCGCTGGAATTCCAGGTCCAGCCAGGCCAGGCCAGTGGTCCGATGAAACTGAAAAGCCAGCCCCTGGGCTTTACCGCCAAGCCCCTGGCGGGCGCCGGCGACGAGCACAGGCTGGTGGCCAATAGCCTTGACTTCACCCAGGAAATCCAGCGCTCCCACGACCCCTTGCGTGTTGGCGACAGCATCACCCGCCGCCTCGAGGTGGAGGCCGAAGGCGCCCAGGCCATGCTGCTCCCGCCCCCGCAGTTCGCCGAAGTGGAGGGCCTCAAGCGCTATGTGCAGACCCCGAAGGTGCAACCGATCAGCGACGGTCGCGGCGGCATTACCGGCGGCGCCAGGGAAGATTCCGTCACCTATGTGATCGACAAGCCGGGCGAGCACAGCCTGCCCGCCATCGAACTGAAATGGTGGGACGCGACAACCGGAGAAGCCCAGACCGCCTCGGTGCCGGCGGTGCAGCTGACGGCGGAGCAGGGCACCTACCAGGCGCCCTTTTCCATCAGCCAGGACCTGCGTGACCTGGGCCAGAAAGCCCGGGTGAAAATCGCCGGCCACTGGCTGCTGTTGTGCGTGCTGCTCGTGCTGGTGGCCGTGCTCGCCTATTTCGGTCGTCCCTGGTACCGAGCCGCTCTGGGCCGGTTGCGGCACTGGCGGTTGGCCCGCCAGCGGGCGCGGCTGGACTCCGCCGAACATGCCTGGGAACTCGCCCGCCGGCAGCTGGCGGCCAGGCCGGCGCAACTGGGTGGCCTCTACCTGTGGGTTCGTCGCAGCACGGGGGATAGGACACTGTCGGATTTTTCCCGACCGCTACCCGACCTTATTGCAAATCGTTTGCTAGCCTTCTTCAAATCGCGCTTTGGCGCGGAACAGGCTGACAGTCAAGCAGTCGCCGACCTGACAGAGGCATTGCCGGATGTGCGGCGTGCGGTAACCGCGAGGAAACAGGCAGTTCGTACGCGGCATGGATTGAAACCGCTGAATCCCTGA
- a CDS encoding HAD family phosphatase has protein sequence MSQSSPLYRLRWWFSLLLVLPLLAQAAVPLPSWKDGPSRQAILAFVSAVTDEGSKDYVPPAERIAVFDNDGTLWSEQPMYFEVLFALDEVKRLAPQHPEWKEQQPFKAVLEGDQKALADSGMEGLMKIIAATHSGMATEAFIDQSRSWLANAVHPKSGKPYTEMVFQPMLELLRFLRANDFKTYIVSGGEVAFMRAFAEEVYGIPPEQVIGTTFQSEFQDQDGKLSIQRLPQLAHNDDGPGKPVSIEQVIGRRPILAFGNSDGDLQMLQWTMAGRGKRFAGLVHHTDAKREWAYDRESKVGRLDKALDAAKQGNWTVVDMAKEWSRVYPFENN, from the coding sequence ATGAGCCAGTCATCTCCCCTTTACCGTTTGCGCTGGTGGTTCAGCCTGCTCCTGGTCCTGCCCTTGCTGGCCCAGGCGGCCGTCCCGCTGCCGTCGTGGAAGGATGGCCCATCGCGTCAGGCCATCCTGGCCTTCGTCAGCGCGGTGACGGACGAGGGCAGCAAGGACTACGTCCCTCCGGCCGAGCGCATCGCGGTGTTCGACAACGACGGCACCCTGTGGAGCGAGCAGCCCATGTACTTCGAGGTGCTGTTCGCCCTGGACGAGGTCAAGCGCCTGGCGCCGCAGCACCCGGAGTGGAAGGAGCAGCAGCCCTTCAAGGCGGTGCTCGAAGGCGACCAGAAAGCCCTGGCCGACAGCGGCATGGAAGGGCTGATGAAGATCATCGCCGCCACCCATTCGGGCATGGCGACCGAGGCCTTCATCGACCAGAGCCGCAGCTGGCTGGCCAATGCCGTGCACCCGAAGAGCGGCAAGCCCTACACCGAAATGGTCTTCCAGCCGATGCTGGAACTGCTGCGCTTCCTGCGGGCCAACGACTTCAAGACCTATATCGTCTCTGGTGGCGAGGTGGCCTTCATGAGGGCGTTTGCCGAGGAGGTCTACGGCATCCCACCGGAACAGGTGATCGGTACCACCTTCCAGAGCGAGTTCCAGGACCAGGACGGCAAGCTGTCGATCCAGCGCCTGCCCCAGCTCGCCCACAACGACGACGGGCCGGGCAAGCCGGTGAGCATCGAACAGGTCATCGGTCGCCGGCCGATCCTTGCCTTCGGCAACTCCGACGGCGACCTGCAGATGCTCCAGTGGACCATGGCCGGGCGCGGCAAGCGCTTCGCCGGGCTGGTGCATCACACCGACGCCAAGCGCGAATGGGCCTATGACCGCGAAAGCAAGGTCGGCCGCCTGGACAAGGCGCTGGATGCGGCCAAGCAAGGCAACTGGACAGTGGTGGACATGGCGAAGGAGTGGAGCCGTGTCTACCCCTTTGAAAACAACTGA